One segment of Falco peregrinus isolate bFalPer1 chromosome 4, bFalPer1.pri, whole genome shotgun sequence DNA contains the following:
- the LOC101917885 gene encoding lysozyme g-like isoform X1, with amino-acid sequence MNPSRLTCMHLQHAVQHCSEILRVQTPPFNFPAPSMSYSCYGDISALQAPPVSCTAVRASDCGLATLRRSAEADVIRLRRYEVPIKRVARNLCLDPALIAALISQESRVGLLLNNGWDQERQKYGLMQLDGQQYHPFGLWDSEEHINQCSTILVLAINEVRARHPTWTWDQQLRGGICTYRAKMGNIQVYEEDPCNRDNYYVNSVIRRAQYFKRHGF; translated from the exons ATGAATCCCTCACGCTTGACTTGTATGCACTTGCAGCATGCTGTACAGCATTGCTCTGAGATCTTACGTGTTCAAACACCTCCATTTAATTTTCCAGCTCCATCCATGAGCTACAGTTGCTATGGTGACATAAGTGCTCTTCAAGCACCTCCAGTCTCCTGTACAGCCGTAAGAGCCTCAGACTGTG GACTTGCCACATTACGGAGGTCTGCTGAGGCAGACGTCATCCGCCTGAGGAGGTATGAGGTCCCAATTAAAAGAGTAGCCAGAAACCTGTGCTTGGACCCAGCGCTCATCGCTGCCCTCATCTCGCAGGAGAGCCGTGTTGGCCTGCTCCTGAACAACGGCTGGGACCAGGAACGGCAGAAGTATGGCTTGATGCAG CTTGACGGGCAGCAATACCACCCTTTTGGATTGTGGGATAGTGAAGAACACATAAATCAGTGCTCAACTATCCTGGTTCTTGCAATTAATGAAGTACGGGCAAGGCATCCTACCTGGACGTGGGACCAGCAGCTGAGAG GGGGAATCTGCACCTACCGTGCAAAAATGGGCAACATCCAGGTCTACGAGGAAGACCCATGCAACAGGGACAACTACTATGTCAACAGCGTGATTAGGCGAGCCCAGTATTTCAAAAGACACGGGTTCTAG
- the LOC101917885 gene encoding lysozyme g-like isoform X2, which yields MIPTLLLLCLMALVAPSMSYSCYGDISALQAPPVSCTAVRASDCGLATLRRSAEADVIRLRRYEVPIKRVARNLCLDPALIAALISQESRVGLLLNNGWDQERQKYGLMQLDGQQYHPFGLWDSEEHINQCSTILVLAINEVRARHPTWTWDQQLRGGICTYRAKMGNIQVYEEDPCNRDNYYVNSVIRRAQYFKRHGF from the exons ATGATCCCCACACTGCTCTTGCTGTGCCTTATGGCCCTTGTTG CTCCATCCATGAGCTACAGTTGCTATGGTGACATAAGTGCTCTTCAAGCACCTCCAGTCTCCTGTACAGCCGTAAGAGCCTCAGACTGTG GACTTGCCACATTACGGAGGTCTGCTGAGGCAGACGTCATCCGCCTGAGGAGGTATGAGGTCCCAATTAAAAGAGTAGCCAGAAACCTGTGCTTGGACCCAGCGCTCATCGCTGCCCTCATCTCGCAGGAGAGCCGTGTTGGCCTGCTCCTGAACAACGGCTGGGACCAGGAACGGCAGAAGTATGGCTTGATGCAG CTTGACGGGCAGCAATACCACCCTTTTGGATTGTGGGATAGTGAAGAACACATAAATCAGTGCTCAACTATCCTGGTTCTTGCAATTAATGAAGTACGGGCAAGGCATCCTACCTGGACGTGGGACCAGCAGCTGAGAG GGGGAATCTGCACCTACCGTGCAAAAATGGGCAACATCCAGGTCTACGAGGAAGACCCATGCAACAGGGACAACTACTATGTCAACAGCGTGATTAGGCGAGCCCAGTATTTCAAAAGACACGGGTTCTAG